In the genome of Sardina pilchardus chromosome 14, fSarPil1.1, whole genome shotgun sequence, one region contains:
- the LOC134100474 gene encoding uncharacterized protein LOC134100474 isoform X1 yields MTYKYKITYHVIICVVFQWLHSVITKPATGCNWSNIPQCPSSYIAGEASKLDCFRLFGKHGNYQCVWEPGESLNISRFKLLVEAPKGSSRLLCKDHRITGTSVSIGKLSTNKNVKMTARVTENGMNCTMATFEGSPAHMIRCRAVDVELQRGSGQLFVKASWDAGNDIQKYFVKYREYSIYNLKNESWTMELSQHKQDHAIKNLNSSVLYDVQVQCVNTSKCTQCAPSRVDTVPQELTRAPIVKCNVDGVHQGRRKVTISWESPPSLGVAQHNVRVQKVSGEFNETFVTQSNDSSMSLLLSHSAYRVSLNSINNVSESPRTPCAIETALEDMQIGGALKVTFNSNHSFKLSWNGSLMNVYECYTVEWFLKGDNATTFTSFYSNINQTLKDIEKETPFLPYKRYIFLLHGKPEKNTCNLKQLNNSDITCGWTEAYLLEGTPVSGPRNVSHSNVTDSSAIITWLPVLEDELQGFLQGYLLYLFNGDTKSNITLGPDVSSCKLTGLKSGSDYRVEVAAFTARGEGKRSLPLYFGTNPSDTDPSSWIVIGSVIIGVTIILVAVHLCFRVTDRAKEVLWPSVPNPSNSSAIQKIDREYELEPMVFMNGPTIQEHWDSGPLYLTDYRKENQKETASNHLLGKHSCNASSQGFDSEDTVSPSSGMEKQETCLPSTDFTAIEVDSTPPKCGITESGTTDITDTPCQKTEAAVAVGATALAGCDARPVAVAFMSDYTTMELFQQQANMAVQAESHPCQPVSSMPACFPAAGLDYVHQSQFYTPESWPDETHGTVN; encoded by the exons ATGACTTACAAATACAAGATTACTTATCATGTCATCATCT gtgtagTATTTCAGTGGCTACATTCTGTTATTACCAAGCCTG CAACTggctgcaactggagcaacattCCTCAATGCCCATCATCATATATAG CAGGGGAAGCAAGTAAACTGGACTGCTTTAGGTTGTTTGGTAAACACGGGAAttaccagtgtgtgtgggagcctgGGGAGTCCTTAAATATCTCCAGATTCAAACTgctggtaga AGCACCAAAAGGCAGTTCCAGGCTACTTTGTAAAGACCACAGGATCACAGGAACATCTGTGTCTATAGGAAAGTTGAGCACcaataaaaatgtgaaaatgacagctcGTGTTACTGAGAATGGGATGAATTGCACCATGGCAACGTTCGAGGGCTCCCCTGCACATATGA TTCGCTGTCGTGCTGTTGACGTGGAATTACAGCGTGGGTCTGGACAACTGTTTGTTAAAGCAAGTTGGGATGCTGGAAATGATATACAAAAGTATTTTGTAAAGTATCGAGAGTACTCCATATACAACTTGAAGAATGAGTCATGGACAATG GAGTTGTCCCAACATAAGCAAGACCACGCCATAAAGAATCTCAACTCATCCGTGTTATATGATGTGCAAGTGCAGTGTGTCAACACATCAAAATGTACCCAGTGTGCACCAAGCAGAGTCGACACTGTGCCTCAGG AACTTACCAGAGCACCTATTGTAAAGTGTAATGTGGATGGAGTTCACCAGGGGAGGAGAAAAGTAACCATATCATGGGAG TCTCCGCCATCTCTGGGCGTGGCACAACACAATGTGAGAGTGCAGAAGGTGTCTGGAGAGTTCAAcgagaccttcgtaacacagagTAACGACTCCTCCATgagcctccttctctcccactcagCCTATCGTGTCAGCCTCAACTCGATAAACAACGTCTCAGAGTCGCCGAGGACTCCCTGTGCCATAGAGACAGCCCTGGAGGATATGC AAATCGGAGGAGCCTTGAAGGTGACATTCAACAGCAATCACAGTTTTAAGCTCTCGTGGAATGGCAGCCTAATGAATGTGTACGAGTGCTACACTGTGGAGTGGTTCCTGAAGGGAGACAATGCAACAACGTTCACGTCCTTCTACTCTAACATAAACCAAACATTGAAAGACATTGAAAAAG AGACGCCTTTCCTTCCCTACAAGAGATACATATTTCTCCTGCACGGCAAGCCAGAAAAAAACACCTGCAACCTCAAGCAACTTAACAACAGTGACATCACGTGTGGATGGACAGAAGCATACTTGCTGGAAGGAA CCCCAGTCAGTGGTCCACGGAATGTTAGCCACTCCAATGTGACGGACAGCTCTGCGATCATCACATGGCTTCCCGTCCTAGAGGACGAGCTGCAGGGTTTTCTGCAGGGATACCTGCTCTACTTATTCAATGGAGACACAAAGTCAA ACATAACGTTGGGCCCCGACGTCAGCAGCTGTAAGTTAACAGGTCTGAAGAGTGGGAGTGACTACCGTGTTGAGGTGGCGGCCTTCAcagccagaggagaggggaaacgCAGTCTGCCCTTATACTTTGGAACAAATCCATCAG ACACAGACCCTAGTAGTTGGATTGTGATCGGCTCAGTGATTATAGGGGTCACCATAATCCTGGTTGCAGTGCATCTTTGCTTTCGTGTGACCGACAg GGCAAAGGAAGTGTTGTGGCCAAGCGTACCTAACCCAAGCAACAGCAGCGCCATTCAGAAAATTGACAGAGAGTATGAACTG GAGCCAATGGTGTTCATGAACGGCCCGACAATCCAAGAACACTGGGACTCTGGACCTCTGTACCTGACGGACTACAGGAAGGAGAACCAGAAGGAAACAGCATCGAACCATCTCTTGGGCAAGCACAGTTGCAATGCATCAAGTCAGGGCTTTGACAGTGAAGACACGGTGAGCCCATCCAGTGGGATGGAAAAACAGGAAACATGTCTTCCATCTACAGACTTCACGGCCATTGAGGTAGACTCCACGCCTCCGAAGTGTGGCATCACAGAGTCGGGCACGACGgacatcacagacacaccctgCCAAAAGACAGAGGCGGCTGTAGCCGTTGGAGCCACCGCCCTGGCTGGTTGTGATGCCAGACCGGTGGCAGTGGCTTTCATGAGCGACTACACCACCATGGAGCTGTTCCAGCAGCAGGCCAACATGGCCGTGCAGGCAGAGTCCCACCCTTGCCAGCCTGTGAGCTCCATGCCAGCCTGCTTCCCAGCAGCAGGGTTGGACTACGTCCACCAGTCCCAGTTTTACACGCCAGAGTCGTGGCCTGACGAGACACATGGAACTGTAAACTAG
- the LOC134100474 gene encoding uncharacterized protein LOC134100474 isoform X2, which translates to MTYKYKITYHVIICVVFQWLHSVITKPATGCNWSNIPQCPSSYIGEASKLDCFRLFGKHGNYQCVWEPGESLNISRFKLLVEAPKGSSRLLCKDHRITGTSVSIGKLSTNKNVKMTARVTENGMNCTMATFEGSPAHMIRCRAVDVELQRGSGQLFVKASWDAGNDIQKYFVKYREYSIYNLKNESWTMELSQHKQDHAIKNLNSSVLYDVQVQCVNTSKCTQCAPSRVDTVPQELTRAPIVKCNVDGVHQGRRKVTISWESPPSLGVAQHNVRVQKVSGEFNETFVTQSNDSSMSLLLSHSAYRVSLNSINNVSESPRTPCAIETALEDMQIGGALKVTFNSNHSFKLSWNGSLMNVYECYTVEWFLKGDNATTFTSFYSNINQTLKDIEKETPFLPYKRYIFLLHGKPEKNTCNLKQLNNSDITCGWTEAYLLEGTPVSGPRNVSHSNVTDSSAIITWLPVLEDELQGFLQGYLLYLFNGDTKSNITLGPDVSSCKLTGLKSGSDYRVEVAAFTARGEGKRSLPLYFGTNPSDTDPSSWIVIGSVIIGVTIILVAVHLCFRVTDRAKEVLWPSVPNPSNSSAIQKIDREYELEPMVFMNGPTIQEHWDSGPLYLTDYRKENQKETASNHLLGKHSCNASSQGFDSEDTVSPSSGMEKQETCLPSTDFTAIEVDSTPPKCGITESGTTDITDTPCQKTEAAVAVGATALAGCDARPVAVAFMSDYTTMELFQQQANMAVQAESHPCQPVSSMPACFPAAGLDYVHQSQFYTPESWPDETHGTVN; encoded by the exons ATGACTTACAAATACAAGATTACTTATCATGTCATCATCT gtgtagTATTTCAGTGGCTACATTCTGTTATTACCAAGCCTG CAACTggctgcaactggagcaacattCCTCAATGCCCATCATCATATATAG GGGAAGCAAGTAAACTGGACTGCTTTAGGTTGTTTGGTAAACACGGGAAttaccagtgtgtgtgggagcctgGGGAGTCCTTAAATATCTCCAGATTCAAACTgctggtaga AGCACCAAAAGGCAGTTCCAGGCTACTTTGTAAAGACCACAGGATCACAGGAACATCTGTGTCTATAGGAAAGTTGAGCACcaataaaaatgtgaaaatgacagctcGTGTTACTGAGAATGGGATGAATTGCACCATGGCAACGTTCGAGGGCTCCCCTGCACATATGA TTCGCTGTCGTGCTGTTGACGTGGAATTACAGCGTGGGTCTGGACAACTGTTTGTTAAAGCAAGTTGGGATGCTGGAAATGATATACAAAAGTATTTTGTAAAGTATCGAGAGTACTCCATATACAACTTGAAGAATGAGTCATGGACAATG GAGTTGTCCCAACATAAGCAAGACCACGCCATAAAGAATCTCAACTCATCCGTGTTATATGATGTGCAAGTGCAGTGTGTCAACACATCAAAATGTACCCAGTGTGCACCAAGCAGAGTCGACACTGTGCCTCAGG AACTTACCAGAGCACCTATTGTAAAGTGTAATGTGGATGGAGTTCACCAGGGGAGGAGAAAAGTAACCATATCATGGGAG TCTCCGCCATCTCTGGGCGTGGCACAACACAATGTGAGAGTGCAGAAGGTGTCTGGAGAGTTCAAcgagaccttcgtaacacagagTAACGACTCCTCCATgagcctccttctctcccactcagCCTATCGTGTCAGCCTCAACTCGATAAACAACGTCTCAGAGTCGCCGAGGACTCCCTGTGCCATAGAGACAGCCCTGGAGGATATGC AAATCGGAGGAGCCTTGAAGGTGACATTCAACAGCAATCACAGTTTTAAGCTCTCGTGGAATGGCAGCCTAATGAATGTGTACGAGTGCTACACTGTGGAGTGGTTCCTGAAGGGAGACAATGCAACAACGTTCACGTCCTTCTACTCTAACATAAACCAAACATTGAAAGACATTGAAAAAG AGACGCCTTTCCTTCCCTACAAGAGATACATATTTCTCCTGCACGGCAAGCCAGAAAAAAACACCTGCAACCTCAAGCAACTTAACAACAGTGACATCACGTGTGGATGGACAGAAGCATACTTGCTGGAAGGAA CCCCAGTCAGTGGTCCACGGAATGTTAGCCACTCCAATGTGACGGACAGCTCTGCGATCATCACATGGCTTCCCGTCCTAGAGGACGAGCTGCAGGGTTTTCTGCAGGGATACCTGCTCTACTTATTCAATGGAGACACAAAGTCAA ACATAACGTTGGGCCCCGACGTCAGCAGCTGTAAGTTAACAGGTCTGAAGAGTGGGAGTGACTACCGTGTTGAGGTGGCGGCCTTCAcagccagaggagaggggaaacgCAGTCTGCCCTTATACTTTGGAACAAATCCATCAG ACACAGACCCTAGTAGTTGGATTGTGATCGGCTCAGTGATTATAGGGGTCACCATAATCCTGGTTGCAGTGCATCTTTGCTTTCGTGTGACCGACAg GGCAAAGGAAGTGTTGTGGCCAAGCGTACCTAACCCAAGCAACAGCAGCGCCATTCAGAAAATTGACAGAGAGTATGAACTG GAGCCAATGGTGTTCATGAACGGCCCGACAATCCAAGAACACTGGGACTCTGGACCTCTGTACCTGACGGACTACAGGAAGGAGAACCAGAAGGAAACAGCATCGAACCATCTCTTGGGCAAGCACAGTTGCAATGCATCAAGTCAGGGCTTTGACAGTGAAGACACGGTGAGCCCATCCAGTGGGATGGAAAAACAGGAAACATGTCTTCCATCTACAGACTTCACGGCCATTGAGGTAGACTCCACGCCTCCGAAGTGTGGCATCACAGAGTCGGGCACGACGgacatcacagacacaccctgCCAAAAGACAGAGGCGGCTGTAGCCGTTGGAGCCACCGCCCTGGCTGGTTGTGATGCCAGACCGGTGGCAGTGGCTTTCATGAGCGACTACACCACCATGGAGCTGTTCCAGCAGCAGGCCAACATGGCCGTGCAGGCAGAGTCCCACCCTTGCCAGCCTGTGAGCTCCATGCCAGCCTGCTTCCCAGCAGCAGGGTTGGACTACGTCCACCAGTCCCAGTTTTACACGCCAGAGTCGTGGCCTGACGAGACACATGGAACTGTAAACTAG